In one Thioclava sp. ES.031 genomic region, the following are encoded:
- a CDS encoding VOC family protein yields the protein MSYPQQRVTLITLGVADLDQSKAFYAALGWEPHSAQKDVAFYQLHGMALGLFSLPALAADQGRPRARLGTGAMTLAQNFDSPEEVDAAFAAALKAGATELKAPEKTFWGGYSGYYADPDHHVWELAHNPFWPLADDGSLTLP from the coding sequence ATGAGCTATCCGCAGCAACGCGTGACGCTGATCACGCTGGGCGTGGCCGATCTCGACCAATCCAAGGCCTTCTATGCCGCCCTCGGCTGGGAACCCCATTCTGCGCAGAAAGACGTCGCCTTCTACCAGTTGCACGGGATGGCTCTGGGTCTGTTCTCGCTGCCTGCGCTGGCCGCCGATCAGGGCCGGCCCCGCGCAAGGCTGGGGACCGGAGCGATGACGCTGGCGCAGAATTTCGACAGCCCCGAGGAGGTGGATGCCGCCTTCGCCGCCGCGCTCAAAGCGGGCGCCACCGAATTGAAAGCCCCGGAAAAGACCTTCTGGGGCGGCTATTCGGGCTATTACGCCGATCCCGACCACCATGTGTGGGAACTCGCCCATAACCCCTTCTGGCCGCTGGCCGACGACGGAAGCCTGACCCTCCCATGA
- a CDS encoding LysE family translocator — MTLTLSQIALYSGALFVLFLTPGPVWLALLARAMSGGFAAAWPLAFGVTVGDMIWPALAILGVSWLVGEFSWFLEALRWVAVAMFVGMGALLIRHADHQISSDSRLTRPGMWAGFVAGLIVIIGNPKAILFYMGILPGFFPIATMTWVDIATVSLISAIVPLTGNLILAAFVDRIRNFVQSRGKLAKLNRIAGGLMILVGLLIAVT, encoded by the coding sequence ATGACCCTTACACTGTCGCAGATCGCGCTCTATTCCGGCGCGCTGTTCGTTCTCTTCCTCACCCCCGGGCCGGTCTGGCTCGCCCTTCTCGCCCGCGCCATGTCGGGCGGGTTTGCCGCCGCCTGGCCGCTCGCATTCGGGGTCACCGTTGGCGATATGATCTGGCCCGCGCTCGCCATCCTCGGCGTGTCGTGGCTGGTCGGCGAATTCAGCTGGTTCCTCGAAGCCCTGCGCTGGGTTGCGGTCGCGATGTTCGTCGGAATGGGCGCGTTACTGATCCGCCATGCCGACCATCAGATCAGCTCCGACAGCCGCCTGACGCGCCCCGGCATGTGGGCGGGCTTCGTCGCCGGGCTCATCGTGATCATCGGCAATCCCAAGGCGATACTGTTCTACATGGGCATCCTGCCGGGCTTCTTCCCGATCGCCACGATGACATGGGTCGACATCGCCACGGTCAGCCTGATTTCTGCCATCGTGCCGCTGACCGGCAACCTGATCCTCGCCGCCTTCGTCGACCGCATCCGCAACTTCGTGCAAAGCCGCGGCAAGCTCGCAAAGCTGAACCGGATCGCGGGCGGGCTGATGATCCTTGTAGGCCTTCTTATCGCCGTGACGTGA
- the gyrB gene encoding DNA topoisomerase (ATP-hydrolyzing) subunit B: MTDDTPKKNAYGADSIKVLKGLEAVRKRPGMYIGDTDDGSGLHHMVYEVVDNGIDEALAGHADYVAVKIHADSSVSVRDNGRGIPVDIHAEEGVSAAEVIMTQLHAGGKFNNTDDDGNAYKVSGGLHGVGVSVVNALSDWLELTVWRDGKIHKARFEHGECVEHVHVVGEAPNESGTEVRFLASSKEDDPEEGTFSNREFVFATLEKRLRELAFLNSGVRIIIEDERPAEPIKTELHYEGGVREFVKYLDRSKNAVMEDPIYMVGEVRGIGVECAMWWNDSYHETVLPFTNNIPQRDGGTHMAGLRGALTRTITKYAQESGIAKREKVDFTGDDAREGLTCVLSVKVPDPKFSSQTKDKLVSSEVRPAVENLVNEKLAEWFEENPNEAKQIVGKIIEAALAREAARKARELTRRKTVMDVASLPGKLADCQEKDPSLSEVFLVEGDSAGGSAKQGRERKNQAVLPLRGKILNVERARFDRMLSSDQIGTLITALGTGIGRDEFNIDKLRYHKIVIMTDADVDGAHIRTLLLTFFFRQMPEIIEHGYLYIAQPPLYKVARGKSEVYLKDQTALEDYLIDMGVEGAILRLNTGEEISGQDLKRVVEEARLIKRILATFPTHYPHHILEQAAIAGAMVPGKIDGDAQGVANSVAERLDLVALEYERGWQGRPTQDHGIRLARVLRGVEEVRTLDGAVLRSGEARRLGSQTEQLQEVYDRPAKLVRKEREILIHGPLELLDAILNEGEKGLSLQRYKGLGEMNPEQLWETTLDPSARTLLQVRIEDVAEAEDIFSKLMGDVVEPRREFIQQNALTVENLDF; this comes from the coding sequence ATGACCGACGACACCCCGAAGAAGAACGCATACGGCGCCGATTCTATCAAGGTTCTCAAAGGCTTGGAAGCCGTGAGAAAACGGCCCGGCATGTATATCGGCGATACCGATGACGGCTCGGGCCTGCACCACATGGTCTATGAGGTCGTCGATAACGGGATCGACGAGGCTCTCGCGGGTCACGCCGACTACGTCGCCGTGAAAATTCACGCGGATTCTTCGGTCTCCGTGCGCGATAACGGGCGCGGGATTCCGGTCGATATCCACGCCGAGGAAGGCGTCTCCGCGGCCGAGGTCATCATGACCCAGCTGCACGCCGGCGGGAAGTTCAACAACACCGACGATGACGGCAACGCCTATAAGGTGTCGGGCGGTCTGCACGGTGTGGGCGTCTCGGTGGTGAACGCGCTCTCGGACTGGTTGGAACTGACGGTCTGGCGTGACGGCAAGATCCACAAGGCGCGCTTCGAGCATGGCGAATGCGTCGAGCATGTGCATGTCGTGGGTGAGGCCCCGAACGAGAGCGGCACCGAGGTGCGCTTCCTCGCGTCGAGCAAGGAAGACGACCCCGAAGAAGGCACCTTCTCGAACCGTGAGTTCGTCTTCGCCACGCTGGAAAAGCGCCTGCGCGAACTGGCCTTCCTGAACTCCGGCGTCCGCATCATCATCGAAGACGAGCGTCCTGCCGAGCCGATCAAGACCGAACTGCACTACGAAGGCGGCGTTCGGGAATTTGTGAAATATCTGGATCGCTCGAAAAACGCCGTGATGGAGGACCCGATCTACATGGTCGGCGAGGTCCGCGGCATCGGCGTCGAATGCGCGATGTGGTGGAACGACAGCTACCACGAGACCGTTCTGCCCTTCACCAACAACATTCCGCAGCGCGACGGCGGCACCCATATGGCGGGCCTGCGCGGCGCGTTGACCCGTACGATCACGAAATACGCGCAGGAGAGCGGGATCGCCAAGCGCGAGAAGGTCGACTTCACCGGTGACGACGCGCGCGAAGGCCTGACCTGCGTGCTCTCGGTTAAAGTGCCCGATCCGAAATTCTCCAGCCAGACCAAGGACAAGCTGGTCTCCTCCGAGGTCCGCCCGGCGGTCGAGAACCTGGTGAACGAGAAGCTCGCCGAATGGTTCGAGGAAAACCCGAACGAGGCCAAGCAGATCGTCGGCAAGATCATCGAGGCCGCACTGGCGCGTGAGGCTGCCCGCAAGGCGCGCGAACTGACGCGGCGCAAGACGGTGATGGATGTGGCCTCCCTGCCCGGCAAGCTCGCCGACTGTCAGGAAAAAGATCCGTCGCTGTCGGAAGTCTTCCTCGTCGAGGGTGACTCCGCAGGCGGCTCGGCCAAGCAGGGCCGCGAACGTAAGAACCAGGCGGTGCTGCCGCTGCGCGGCAAGATCCTCAACGTCGAGCGCGCGCGCTTCGACCGGATGCTCAGCTCGGATCAGATCGGCACGCTGATCACCGCACTCGGCACCGGCATCGGCCGCGACGAGTTCAACATCGACAAGCTGCGCTACCACAAGATCGTCATCATGACCGATGCGGATGTCGACGGTGCGCACATCCGGACGCTGCTGCTGACCTTCTTCTTCCGCCAGATGCCCGAGATCATCGAGCACGGCTATCTCTACATCGCGCAGCCGCCGCTCTACAAAGTCGCGCGCGGCAAGTCCGAGGTCTATCTGAAGGACCAGACCGCGCTGGAGGATTACCTGATCGACATGGGCGTCGAGGGGGCCATTCTGCGGCTCAACACCGGCGAAGAAATCAGCGGTCAGGATCTCAAGCGCGTCGTCGAAGAGGCGCGCCTGATCAAGCGCATCCTCGCGACCTTCCCGACCCATTATCCGCATCACATCCTCGAACAGGCGGCGATCGCGGGCGCGATGGTGCCGGGCAAGATCGACGGCGATGCGCAGGGCGTCGCGAACTCGGTGGCCGAACGTCTCGACCTCGTCGCGCTGGAATACGAGCGCGGCTGGCAGGGCCGTCCGACGCAGGATCACGGCATCCGCCTCGCCCGCGTTCTGCGCGGCGTGGAAGAGGTCCGCACGCTCGACGGCGCGGTGCTGCGCTCGGGCGAGGCCCGCCGTCTCGGCAGCCAGACTGAACAGCTGCAGGAAGTCTATGACCGCCCGGCGAAGCTGGTGCGCAAAGAGCGCGAAATCCTCATCCACGGCCCGCTCGAGTTGCTCGACGCGATCCTGAACGAGGGCGAAAAGGGCCTGAGCCTGCAGCGCTACAAGGGTCTGGGCGAGATGAACCCCGAGCAGCTTTGGGAAACCACGCTCGATCCGTCCGCGCGCACGCTCCTGCAGGTCCGCATCGAAGACGTGGCCGAGGCCGAGGACATCTTTTCGAAGCTGATGGGCGACGTCGTCGAACCGCGCCGCGAGTTCATCCAGCAAAACGCCCTGACGGTGGAAAACCTCGATTTCTGA
- a CDS encoding IS1182-like element ISPse1 family transposase: protein MAGFIDGIDREQATLFPERLEDWIGEDHLVRVVDLFVDELDLLALGFGRCVPARTGRPGYHPSVLLKLFIYGYLNRIPSSRRLEREAGRNVELMWLTGRLVPDHKTISDFRRDNGPAIRRTCAQFVELCRRIGVLKGDCVAIDGSKFKAVNNRDHNFTKNKIASRLAHLERDVERYIDEMVRIDRQEEGKARAEKVAHLARRYGRIRQEIARLKSMEKALADAPDGQISLTDPDARAMSTSARHSGMVGYNVQTAVDTETHLVVVHDVTNQGFDRDQLSPMATAAKEALRRDDLHAVADKGYFSGAQILACHQAGITTTVSRPETSGNRAKGMYVKADFAYDPARDVYTCPAGEELTYRYTREEDGLQVGRYWTNACQHCPVRHRCTSGKERRITRWEHEHLVDAMRERLSGDADPMTLRRCTVEHPFGTIKAWMGHTHFLTRRLKNVSTEMALNVLAYNIKRVIALIGLRRLMQAIPA from the coding sequence ATGGCGGGTTTCATTGATGGCATCGACCGGGAGCAAGCCACGCTTTTCCCCGAGCGTCTCGAAGATTGGATTGGGGAGGATCATCTGGTCCGTGTCGTCGACCTCTTCGTCGATGAGCTCGATCTTCTCGCGCTCGGGTTCGGACGCTGTGTGCCTGCTCGAACCGGTCGCCCGGGCTACCATCCATCCGTCCTCCTGAAGCTCTTCATCTATGGCTACCTGAACCGGATCCCGTCCAGCCGCCGCCTGGAACGCGAAGCCGGTCGCAATGTCGAGCTGATGTGGCTAACCGGTCGCCTGGTGCCCGACCACAAGACCATCTCCGACTTCCGGCGGGACAATGGCCCGGCCATCCGCAGGACCTGCGCACAGTTTGTGGAACTATGCCGCCGGATTGGCGTGCTGAAGGGGGATTGCGTTGCCATCGACGGCAGCAAGTTCAAGGCAGTGAATAACCGCGACCACAACTTCACGAAGAACAAGATCGCCAGCCGTCTGGCACATCTCGAGCGCGATGTTGAGCGCTACATCGATGAGATGGTGCGCATAGACCGTCAGGAGGAGGGTAAGGCCCGGGCCGAAAAGGTTGCCCATCTCGCCCGTCGCTATGGCCGCATCCGGCAGGAGATCGCGCGGCTGAAGTCAATGGAGAAGGCTTTGGCCGATGCGCCCGACGGGCAGATATCGCTGACCGATCCCGATGCCCGCGCCATGTCGACCAGCGCCCGGCACAGCGGCATGGTCGGCTACAATGTGCAGACAGCGGTCGATACCGAGACGCATCTGGTCGTGGTGCACGACGTTACCAATCAAGGTTTCGATCGAGACCAGCTCAGCCCAATGGCGACCGCCGCCAAGGAAGCCCTGCGGCGCGACGACCTGCACGCCGTCGCCGACAAGGGATATTTCAGTGGGGCTCAAATCCTGGCTTGCCATCAAGCGGGGATCACCACGACCGTGTCGCGCCCGGAAACCTCGGGCAACCGGGCCAAAGGTATGTATGTGAAGGCCGATTTTGCCTATGACCCGGCACGCGATGTCTATACCTGCCCCGCGGGTGAAGAGTTGACCTACCGCTACACGCGCGAGGAAGACGGGCTGCAGGTCGGTCGCTACTGGACCAATGCCTGTCAGCATTGTCCGGTCCGGCACCGCTGCACCAGTGGTAAGGAACGCCGGATCACGCGATGGGAGCATGAGCATCTGGTCGATGCGATGCGCGAAAGGCTGAGCGGGGACGCGGACCCGATGACCCTGCGCCGCTGCACGGTCGAACACCCGTTCGGCACGATCAAGGCTTGGATGGGGCACACCCATTTCCTGACGCGGAGGCTGAAGAATGTCAGCACCGAAATGGCGCTCAATGTTTTGGCCTATAATATCAAGCGAGTGATCGCGCTGATTGGCCTCCGGCGCCTGATGCAGGCCATTCCGGCCTGA
- a CDS encoding transmembrane anchor protein produces MFNSNRPSLEELPSSAQLLKSTLIAGISAVVILVTVVLPAEYGIDPTRAGRLLGLTEMGEIKTQLAEEAEADRIMVPAVEDQSSLIDSILGLFVSAAYAEEAEPWRDEISFTLEPGQSAEWKLLMTKGQAAQYRMIVEGGRVNFDMHGHGSGESATYEKARGSTGSEGSILADFDGQHGWFWRNRDGSPVTVKLQLRGEYAELIDAS; encoded by the coding sequence ATGTTCAATTCAAATCGACCTTCCCTCGAAGAACTGCCGAGCTCGGCCCAGCTCCTCAAATCGACTCTCATCGCGGGCATCTCCGCCGTGGTCATTCTGGTGACCGTCGTCCTGCCGGCAGAATATGGGATCGATCCGACCCGTGCAGGACGTTTGCTGGGACTGACCGAGATGGGAGAGATCAAGACCCAGTTGGCTGAGGAAGCCGAAGCGGACCGCATCATGGTCCCGGCCGTCGAGGACCAGTCGAGCCTAATCGACAGTATTCTCGGCCTTTTCGTGAGCGCGGCTTATGCAGAAGAGGCCGAACCATGGCGCGACGAAATCAGTTTCACTCTGGAGCCCGGGCAGTCGGCCGAGTGGAAGCTGCTGATGACCAAGGGGCAGGCCGCGCAATACCGGATGATCGTCGAAGGTGGCCGCGTGAACTTCGACATGCACGGGCATGGTTCGGGCGAGTCGGCAACCTACGAGAAAGCACGTGGCTCGACAGGATCAGAGGGGAGCATCCTCGCAGATTTCGACGGCCAACACGGCTGGTTCTGGCGTAACCGCGATGGAAGCCCCGTGACGGTGAAGCTTCAATTGCGCGGCGAATATGCCGAACTGATCGACGCGAGTTAA
- a CDS encoding HupE/UreJ family protein, giving the protein MTSAFADDGRMRIGRATAILTALLALSLWASAASAHNVTEGDAGYIQEIWGVNLIPFMYLGAKHMVTGYDHILFLLGVVFFLYRMKDVGLYVSLFALGHSTTMLLGVWFGWGVNAYVVDAIIGLSVVYKALDNLGAYQRWFGFQPNTKLATLIFGFFHGTGLATKILDYDIAQDGLLPNLLAFNVGVEIGQIMALAMILIVMGYWRRSPAFLRQAYTANVAMMTLGFVLMGYQITGYFVA; this is encoded by the coding sequence ATGACTTCCGCTTTTGCGGATGACGGACGCATGCGCATAGGGCGCGCGACCGCCATCCTTACGGCCCTCTTGGCTCTGAGCCTCTGGGCGAGCGCTGCCTCGGCCCATAACGTCACCGAAGGCGACGCGGGCTATATCCAGGAAATCTGGGGCGTGAACCTGATCCCCTTCATGTATCTGGGCGCCAAACACATGGTGACCGGATATGACCATATCCTCTTCCTGCTCGGCGTCGTGTTCTTCCTCTATCGAATGAAGGATGTCGGGCTTTATGTGAGCCTTTTCGCCTTGGGGCACTCGACAACGATGTTGTTGGGCGTCTGGTTCGGCTGGGGCGTGAATGCCTATGTCGTCGATGCAATCATCGGGCTCTCGGTGGTCTACAAGGCGCTCGACAATCTCGGCGCCTATCAGCGCTGGTTCGGTTTCCAGCCGAATACCAAGCTCGCCACGCTGATCTTCGGCTTCTTCCACGGCACCGGGCTCGCCACGAAGATTCTCGATTACGATATCGCGCAAGACGGGCTTTTGCCCAACCTGCTCGCCTTCAACGTCGGTGTCGAGATCGGCCAAATCATGGCGCTCGCCATGATCCTTATCGTCATGGGCTACTGGCGTCGCAGCCCCGCCTTCCTGCGCCAAGCCTACACCGCAAACGTCGCGATGATGACCCTGGGCTTCGTGCTCATGGGCTACCAGATCACCGGCTATTTCGTCGCCTGA
- a CDS encoding metal-sensing transcriptional repressor yields the protein MTEPHLHASHSKVATRLKRAEGHLHSVISMIEDGRSCLELAQQLQAVERAIRSAKQALIHDHLDHCLDAEDEAERAERKAISRYL from the coding sequence ATGACAGAACCGCACCTCCACGCAAGTCATTCGAAAGTCGCAACCCGGCTGAAACGCGCCGAAGGGCACTTGCACTCGGTCATCAGCATGATCGAAGACGGGCGGTCTTGCCTTGAGCTTGCCCAGCAATTGCAGGCTGTAGAGCGTGCAATCCGGAGCGCCAAGCAGGCTCTGATCCATGATCATCTGGATCACTGTCTCGACGCAGAGGACGAAGCAGAGCGGGCGGAACGCAAGGCCATTTCCCGATATCTATGA
- a CDS encoding MFS transporter, whose product MLSILADRTYRHLFAAQIVALLGTGLATVALGLLAFDLAGDNAGMVLGTVFTIKMVAYVGIAPVAGAFADRVNRRALLVTLDLVRACAALALPFVTEVWQVYALIFVLQSASAAFTPTFQATLPDVLREEERYTRALSLSRLAYDLENIVSPTLAGLLLAVMSYNSLFLGTVAGFVGSALLVVSVILPSPQAATRRGIYDRTTRGIRIYLATPRLRGLLAVNLAAAAAGAMVLVNSVVLVRGGLNLSESDLAWTMFAFGAGSMLAALGLPRLLDRVADRPVMLSGAGVMIGALVGLALAIWAIGLSWPLLLAAWLATGVGYSAVLTPSGRLLKRSSHSEDRPALFAAQFALSHACWLVAYPLSGWLMTEFGAVPALLGLAGLAALGLIVALRVWPSGDPVTLEHRHDNLSPDHPHLQGHRTHRHPLVIDDLHPHWGTRF is encoded by the coding sequence ATGCTCTCCATCCTCGCTGACAGAACCTATCGCCACCTCTTCGCCGCGCAGATCGTAGCGCTTCTGGGCACCGGGCTCGCCACGGTGGCGCTCGGACTGCTGGCCTTCGATCTCGCGGGGGACAATGCGGGGATGGTGCTGGGCACGGTCTTCACGATCAAGATGGTCGCCTATGTCGGGATCGCGCCGGTCGCGGGAGCGTTCGCCGACAGGGTGAACCGGCGGGCGTTGCTGGTCACGCTCGACCTTGTCCGCGCATGCGCGGCGCTGGCGCTGCCCTTCGTGACTGAAGTCTGGCAAGTCTATGCACTGATCTTTGTGCTGCAATCGGCTTCGGCCGCCTTCACCCCGACATTTCAGGCGACGCTGCCGGATGTGCTGCGGGAGGAAGAGCGCTATACTCGCGCGCTGTCTCTTTCCCGACTGGCTTACGACCTCGAGAATATCGTCAGCCCCACTCTCGCCGGGCTCCTCCTCGCGGTGATGAGCTATAACAGCCTGTTTCTCGGCACGGTCGCGGGGTTCGTAGGCTCGGCGCTGCTGGTCGTGTCGGTGATCCTTCCGAGCCCGCAGGCCGCGACCCGGCGCGGCATCTACGATCGGACCACGCGCGGCATCCGGATCTACCTTGCAACGCCCCGGCTGCGTGGGCTTCTCGCGGTGAACCTCGCGGCTGCGGCGGCGGGCGCGATGGTTCTGGTGAACTCGGTCGTGCTGGTGCGGGGTGGCCTCAACCTCTCGGAAAGCGATCTGGCGTGGACGATGTTCGCCTTTGGGGCGGGGTCGATGCTGGCGGCTCTCGGCTTGCCGCGCCTCCTTGATCGTGTGGCGGATCGCCCTGTGATGCTGTCCGGCGCCGGTGTGATGATCGGCGCTCTCGTCGGCCTTGCCTTGGCCATCTGGGCCATCGGGCTGAGCTGGCCCTTGCTGCTCGCTGCATGGCTGGCGACGGGCGTCGGATATTCCGCGGTGCTGACGCCGTCAGGCCGACTGCTGAAACGCTCGTCCCATTCCGAAGACCGTCCCGCGCTCTTCGCCGCGCAGTTCGCGTTGAGCCATGCCTGCTGGCTGGTGGCCTACCCGCTGTCGGGCTGGCTGATGACGGAGTTCGGCGCGGTCCCGGCACTGCTCGGGCTGGCGGGGCTGGCAGCGCTCGGGCTAATCGTGGCGCTGCGAGTCTGGCCTTCCGGCGATCCGGTCACGCTGGAACATCGCCACGACAATCTTTCGCCTGATCATCCGCATCTTCAGGGCCATCGCACGCACCGCCATCCGCTGGTGATCGACGACCTGCACCCGCATTGGGGCACCCGGTTCTGA
- a CDS encoding ATP-binding protein, with translation MRAPRPQSLTGQLALLVIAAFVAAQVLSLWLFADERGAAVRAAQQAEILERSAVVLDAIEAAQEENRAGILAAANSRLVRFSTDPAPLATRGNAPVLTEQLTRLLGADRKLQVEEVALSPHGVRRSDPPAALAWLRDRMIAAGIAPEELRISIALPGGQWLNTRAEFQRPDIQLPPVILGTTFLSLLLILAALWFGLRRITDPLRKLATAADGFGIDAPPPAMPQDGPREVQALSEALERMQARLSAMIADRTRMLAALGHDLRSPITALRLRAEMVDDDETRERMVVALDEMQEMVEATLAYARGVSPDQPLESVDLSELLTDLVRDLSAQGPEVQLTQAAPLRAEIKRTPLRRALRNLIENAQRYGGATQVTLRPMGKSIEIVIEDDGPGIPPEDLERVFDPFTRLEASRSRETGGTGLGLSIARAILRAHGGDVTLENRVEGGLRARVRLPLEAA, from the coding sequence ATGAGAGCGCCCCGTCCGCAATCTTTGACCGGTCAGCTTGCGCTGCTCGTGATCGCGGCCTTCGTCGCGGCGCAGGTGCTCAGCCTCTGGCTTTTCGCCGACGAGCGGGGCGCGGCGGTGCGAGCGGCGCAGCAGGCCGAGATTCTCGAACGCAGCGCGGTGGTGCTGGACGCCATCGAGGCCGCGCAAGAGGAAAACCGCGCGGGCATTCTCGCGGCGGCCAATTCGCGGCTGGTGCGCTTCAGCACCGATCCCGCGCCGCTTGCCACGCGCGGCAATGCGCCGGTGCTCACTGAACAGTTGACGCGACTTCTGGGAGCCGATCGAAAACTGCAAGTCGAGGAAGTGGCGCTCTCGCCCCATGGTGTGCGTCGTTCCGATCCCCCGGCGGCGCTGGCCTGGCTGCGCGACCGGATGATCGCTGCCGGGATCGCGCCCGAGGAGCTGCGGATTTCGATTGCCCTGCCGGGTGGCCAGTGGCTGAACACCCGCGCCGAGTTTCAGCGCCCCGATATCCAGCTTCCGCCCGTGATCCTCGGCACCACGTTCCTGTCGCTCCTGTTGATCCTCGCGGCGCTCTGGTTCGGGCTGCGCCGGATCACCGACCCGCTGCGCAAGCTCGCGACCGCCGCAGACGGGTTCGGAATCGATGCCCCACCGCCCGCAATGCCGCAGGATGGGCCGCGCGAGGTTCAGGCGCTCTCGGAAGCGCTGGAACGCATGCAGGCGCGGCTGTCTGCGATGATCGCGGACAGGACTCGAATGCTCGCAGCGCTCGGCCATGATCTGCGCTCGCCGATCACCGCGCTGCGCCTACGCGCCGAGATGGTGGATGACGATGAGACCCGCGAGCGCATGGTGGTGGCGCTCGACGAGATGCAGGAGATGGTCGAGGCGACCCTAGCCTATGCACGCGGTGTCTCCCCTGACCAACCTCTGGAAAGCGTGGACCTGTCGGAGCTGCTCACGGATCTGGTGCGCGATCTATCCGCGCAGGGGCCGGAGGTGCAGCTGACACAGGCCGCGCCCTTGCGCGCCGAGATCAAGCGCACGCCGCTGCGGCGTGCCTTGCGCAACCTGATCGAGAATGCGCAACGCTATGGCGGTGCGACGCAGGTGACGCTGCGCCCGATGGGCAAGTCCATCGAGATCGTTATCGAGGATGACGGTCCCGGAATACCGCCCGAGGACCTCGAGCGCGTTTTCGACCCGTTCACGCGGCTCGAGGCGTCGCGCTCACGCGAGACCGGCGGCACAGGGTTGGGTCTGTCGATCGCGCGGGCGATCCTGCGCGCTCATGGCGGCGATGTCACCTTGGAGAACCGCGTCGAGGGCGGCTTGCGCGCCCGCGTGCGACTGCCGCTCGAGGCCGCCTGA
- a CDS encoding response regulator, which produces MSEQPHILVVDDHREIRDAVTRYLERNGMRAQAARDVTEMDAALKTGRFDLVILDVMMPGEDGLSAARRLSAAGGPPILMLSALSEETDRIIGLEIGADDYLPKPFNPRELLARVKAILRRSERAQPMAGSLGGRKLEFAGWVLDTDTRALTHSAGGDPVSLTTAEFKLLTAFLERPRYVLSRDQLLDITSGRTADVFDRTIDNQVSRLRRKIEADPAHPQIIQTIRAGGYSLAADVREVT; this is translated from the coding sequence ATGAGCGAGCAACCCCATATCCTCGTCGTCGACGATCACCGTGAGATCCGCGATGCCGTCACGCGCTATCTCGAACGCAACGGGATGCGCGCGCAAGCCGCGCGCGACGTGACCGAGATGGATGCGGCGCTGAAGACCGGGCGCTTCGACCTCGTAATCCTCGACGTGATGATGCCGGGCGAGGACGGGCTGTCGGCCGCGCGCAGGCTCTCGGCAGCGGGTGGTCCGCCGATCCTGATGCTCAGCGCGCTCAGCGAAGAGACCGACCGCATCATCGGGCTCGAGATTGGGGCCGATGACTACCTGCCCAAGCCCTTCAATCCGCGCGAGTTGCTGGCCCGAGTAAAGGCGATCCTGCGCCGTTCCGAGCGCGCCCAGCCGATGGCGGGAAGCCTTGGCGGGCGCAAGCTGGAATTCGCGGGCTGGGTGCTCGATACCGATACGCGCGCGCTGACGCATAGCGCGGGGGGCGATCCGGTTTCGCTCACGACAGCCGAGTTCAAGTTGCTCACCGCCTTTCTCGAACGGCCCCGCTACGTGCTTTCGCGTGATCAGTTGCTCGACATCACGAGCGGGCGCACGGCAGATGTCTTTGATCGCACCATCGACAATCAGGTGAGCCGGCTGCGGCGCAAGATCGAGGCTGACCCGGCCCATCCGCAGATCATCCAGACGATCCGCGCCGGGGGCTACAGCCTTGCTGCCGACGTGCGCGAGGTGACATGA
- a CDS encoding EF-hand domain-containing protein, translating to MKRKTILTLGAAATAAVIGALSIPAIAGGFGPNGNWGPQQMMRMMHDKGGPAMMQRASFGSHGPMGGNPMTDSALYKSFDTDADGAVSPEEAKAGIAGLQAKHDADGNGTLSQPEFEALFAEATRGFAERPFAMLDADKDGQLSAEELTFPVQMMTRMQAMQAPTAAPTAPETAQ from the coding sequence ATGAAACGCAAGACGATCCTGACCCTTGGTGCTGCCGCCACCGCCGCCGTGATCGGCGCCCTGTCCATCCCCGCCATCGCAGGGGGGTTCGGCCCGAACGGCAACTGGGGCCCTCAGCAGATGATGCGCATGATGCATGACAAAGGCGGTCCTGCGATGATGCAGCGCGCATCGTTCGGAAGCCACGGCCCGATGGGCGGCAATCCGATGACCGATAGCGCGCTCTACAAGTCCTTCGACACCGATGCCGACGGCGCGGTAAGCCCCGAGGAAGCCAAGGCAGGCATCGCCGGACTGCAGGCCAAGCATGACGCGGATGGCAATGGCACGCTGTCGCAGCCCGAGTTCGAGGCCCTCTTCGCCGAGGCGACCCGCGGCTTTGCCGAGCGCCCCTTCGCCATGCTCGACGCCGACAAGGACGGACAGCTCTCGGCCGAGGAACTGACCTTCCCGGTGCAGATGATGACCCGGATGCAGGCGATGCAGGCGCCCACCGCCGCGCCGACAGCCCCTGAGACCGCGCAATAA